TCTACCTGACAGCCGACTCCGAAAACATGCTCTCTGAACTTGATTTAAACAAAATTTATATTATTGGCGGGCTTGTGGATAGAAACAGGTGGAAAGGGATAACCATGAAGAAGGCCGTAGACCAAGGAATTCAAACCGCAAAACTTCCGATCGGCAACTACCTCAAAATGTCGGGTTCTCAGGTACAAATAACGCCTTGTGCTTTTTGTAgaccatagttgtcaatagcggtcGCTATCGCGAATAACGTAGCGTATAGGTCGAAGGTTGCTACAGGGTATGTGGCCATAAATAGCGGGATTtcagtttttttaaatataaatagcgattagcgattaaatatagctataaaatagcttgattttaggtttttgtttaaTATATATGTAAAATAGCGTATATACCTGGGTATTTTGAATACATATAAAATATGTTTCTactgtatcgctatttataaactAGCGCTCGATGTTTATCGtgattcgctatgtagcatataacgttatcgctatttgtcgctattcgccatgAACAACTATGTTTGAAACCAAGCTTATCGTGTTAAATAATGAGTAATGTTTGTGTGTGAATATGTAGGTTCTTACGGTGAACCAAGTGATAGAAATACTTCTCAAGTTCTTGGAAACGAAAGACTGGAAGGAGTCGTTTTTTCATGTGATTCCTCAAAGAAAAAGATGTGAAACCGAAGAACAAGTGGCTCAGGAAGAAGAAGGGGATGAGGAATCTGAGCAAGGGTTGAAAAGGCAATGCATTGAAACATAGGTGTAACCAACCTTTCATTTTGACTTTGGTATTTTTAGAATTTTGCATGTCAAAAACATTTTTTAGTTGGATTTATTTTGATTTGGAGTTCGAACGCCTCTTGTGCCTCATCTATAGTACGAGATATTCACCATAAATATACCTTAATATCTTGTAACATGCTTGAAACACAAACAACAAAGGTCTCATGTTCAAATCCAGCTTCCACTGGTTTTGTAACCTCCTTGAAGGCTATATGTTGATTTTTACCCGATTTCATTGGTTAGTTGAGTATTGGTGAGTCTGGTGTACCGTGTACGGTACCCTTTGGAGAGGATTTGGAAGGGACCAGGTTTTTGAAGGCATCTGAGTCTCTGTCACTCGTGTGATGgaagcaatcaaagaagacacGTTCCTCTGGCTGAACAACATATCAGGTTACAGCGGTTTGAATTGGGAGAGGTGACGAGAGTTTAATGTTCGGGATTATATTTTGTAATCTCTTTACTTTTTGTTGGGATCTCCAGAACCTTTCTGGGCCCGGTTGTACTATTTAATGAGTTAATAAAATAGCCGCtgttaaaaaaaatagtagaaTGGAAGCATTAATTTTGAAGATCATGTTTCAATGGTCATTGCAGGTTAATTCTAAATAAGTTTGTATAAGTGAGTTTATTTATATGCAAGATGTTTGATAATTGGATTTTAGTTGTTATATGTACTGgtcatttttaaatataattcatTTCCTTCAGTCTCTCACCaccttttatttttgttttttcttgGTCTTGGTTCGTGGTGGGTTTTGATAAAAATTTTGGACTGAAATGATAACTACGGTTTCAAAAAACGACAATAATAACGGTTTAAATGTtagaaaaatattatttaaacatTTTTAATCATTAATTGAtatttttaaatgttaaaaaaatactaataataaCGGAACTGTTAAATCTTAAACACTCCAAATTCATAAAATAAAAGTTAAGAAGAAAAGCAGATTACTACCAGTAGATGGAGAGTGTCAGTTTTTACATGCCTTGCCAAAGTTTGACCCAATGTAATTTGTTGCTCCAAGACCAAGAAGACAaacaaacaagaaaaaaaaacaaaccaacCAACACACGGCTCGAAAATCGAAACCAGTTAGTCTTTACACTGAGCATACGGCTCGAAACCAGCAGGCCCAGACTGGCCAGCCGCACTCGACGGGTCCTTAAAGAAACCAGCAATGCTAGCAGGACCAAAGAACCCATTATGATGACCCATGTGAAAACCAGGCACAAACGGACCCATACCAAACGGACCAGGGTCAGCAGTAGCCGCAGCCCTCTTGACAAGCGGCTCACCCCTTATCGACCCACGCTCACCCCCATCAAACTCCCTGTAGCGATGAAGATACACAGTCAACGGTTCGATATAGTCATCAAACCCGAGTTTGCTCATAGCCCACAACACATCTTCAGCTGTGATAGTCTTTCTCTGCTCGCGTTGGCAACGGTCATTCGCTTCACCTGTCACAAAACTAATGTACTCGGAAACACATTCTTGGATCGTTTCTTTTGCGTCGTCAGAGATCTTCGCGTGAGGTGGCAAGATCTTTCGCATGATCCTGATCACGTTTGCTATCGGCATAAAGCGGTCTTGCTCTCTAACAATGCACTCATTGTCTTCTGTAGATGTGGTGTTGGTTGTGTCTGGTTGCTTCTGCTTCATATCCGGCTGTTGCATCCCTAagatcaaaaaaataaaaaaaaaaattataaaactaaAAAGAATATATAACATCATATTAATGAcatcatatatacatatattcattgtagtaataattaaaaaaagaaagTTAAATGGTGAAAACAAAAACAGTGAAGTGTGCAAAAATGACAGATTCGTGGGGACAAAACAAGAGAGTAATATTCTTGCATGCATGCCACTTGTTCTACAATATTTGTCCTCCTTCCACACACATTCAAACACACACTGTCACTAACACATCTCACTCAGATTCAACAACCTAAATCAGATCAAACAGACCACCATTGTTGTATACAATCAATCACACTTAAAACTCCAAGAAATCTTGTTGTTTCAAGTTAAAACTGCTTACAAATCAACATAAGATACCTTAAAAACAATCAATAATAGCTTAGCCTGAGTCTATGTGTCAGAAGATTGCCTGTAAAAGTAGTTATGAATCCTCAAAACAGTAAAAATTAAAGAATCttttaaaaatgtaaaaaaaaaatttcttgaTCTTGTTCCAACACCAAACATAATAACTATACGTACGTGTATGGTATACATccagtggcggaaccagaactTCTTAGAATAACGAAGACGCCTAGTGGTCAGCGATCAGCAAACCCTCTTGACCCCTTTCGTTCACcgatgtgtatatatatgtatctatattatatatatacacacacatatatatatatataaaagaaaaacataGAAAGAAAACATGATATTGCAGATGAAGAATAAAAAGGCCAATGCAGATGCAGAAAGAAGTTAACTATCCCATAAAGTTAAAgaaacattatatatatatatgaatgtgtatgagtatatatgtgtatgtgtaccAGATGTAGGGTGGATGGGGAGCCTGTGGTAGCCATGGAAACCTCCTCCACGTTCCATATGTTTCTCTCTCTAAGGGAGGGAATTGTCTCTCTCTAGAAATTGAAAACAAAGTGAGGAGGAGATAATATAAGGAGCTGCTGCTGATGGTGGTGGGCCGGTGGGGTGGTGAGGACACGTGGCATGGTGGCTCAGTGAACAAGAACCGGGTATTCGCCGGAGCTACCAAAGTTGGTTAGCATTGAGTGTTTTTGGTTAAGGTGCATTTGATTTGACCACCACCCTCTTTGGCTAATGCATGCACTTTAATTACTTTGATTTATGACTTTTGGATCTACATGGTCCATGCCTCCTCCTGTGTCGTTCTATATTTCTTAATCCAATCAATAGTTAGTTGGCAGATTTAATCAtaatttaatgttttttttatgatttaatctttgtttttattaagaaaatgTCTTTAGGACCTTGGATGATGCATATATCACAAGAATGTCTAAATTATTtcataataatgaaaatccatTTTAAGACAAGGTTAATTATACCATTAAAAATTATCACATATTTCCTTGATTTGTGTAAAATAATCTCTCAACTCATTTTTTAATATCGCGTATCAAACATGTCAACGACAACCATTGGTTAGTGGCGCAACTGTTACATGTGCAGAGGCTATATATACAGACGATGTTCTTTTTGAACGGCAAGTtaggatcactgacggaccactggagtatcatcgtgccaccagcggaaccacccgatcatatccatctccactaggctatAACGGCTATACACTAATTCAGGAGGAAActcaataaatctgggaaaaacccaTTTGAACCCAGGACCTAGTGGTCCAAAAGTCTTATCTCACCCCCAAGATGTCACTAGCCTATAATCATAGGCATACAGACGATGTTGTTAATGTGGGATTTCATGTGTCAACGTTTTTCGCAGAGTGTCATTTTAATTAAGGGTTGTCCATTTTAACTATTTAAGAGGCAACTTGACATTTTGAAAAATAATTTTATATCTACATGTATCTTAAACATGTCCAAAGACAAATGTATATCAAAATTAAGTTGATGGACATTGGATTTTTTAATGCCAAACAGAATAGCAAGAGACATAAAGAAGTGGGTCAGTTGAAAAACTATAACTTTACCATTACGTTATGGTGTTTTGAGCATTTAATTTCACAAAGTCAAAAGTCTATTAAAACTAAAGGAAATCTGCCATGAGATTTCAAATTGAACAACATTTCTTCTACTTCTATGACAACGATACAACAAAATAAGTTCATCAAGTCTACACTTGGACAAAATTTGATACAGTCATAAGAACATAATCGCAAACCCGTCTCAATATTTGAATTCTAGTGCAAGACCTTGATCCTTTGATCCTCATCAAGAGAGTTTGATGACATAACCTTCATGCTTTGATCCTCATCAAGAGAGTCCGATGAAATAACCTTCATGCTTTGACCCTCATCATGAGAGTTTGATGAAACAACCTTAATGCTTTGATCCTCGTCATGAGAATTTGACGAAACAACCTTGATGCTGTGATCTTCATCATGCGAAGTTGACGAGATAAAGCCGGTTTTATGCAACATTTCCAACTCACTGAAATACGCGCATGATTTACTATCCTTCCCCTTCTCCATCGTTCTTCTGTAATACTTGTTGATGTTTTCCCATTTCTCTTTGCACTTTTTCGGGGTCCGGTTATAACCCATACTGGATAAACCAGCAGCAACTTCGTCCCAAATAGACGCTTTCGGTATCTTCCCGTTAAACTTCTGATTCAGAGCAACTCTAACTGTTATAAGCGCTTGCACTTCAGATTTCGGCCATCTTTTGGTATTCGTGTCCGTCTCATATTCGTCAACGTTATGCATTTCTATATCAT
This is a stretch of genomic DNA from Helianthus annuus cultivar XRQ/B chromosome 16, HanXRQr2.0-SUNRISE, whole genome shotgun sequence. It encodes these proteins:
- the LOC110918598 gene encoding nuclear transcription factor Y subunit B-6, encoding MERGGGFHGYHRLPIHPTSGMQQPDMKQKQPDTTNTTSTEDNECIVREQDRFMPIANVIRIMRKILPPHAKISDDAKETIQECVSEYISFVTGEANDRCQREQRKTITAEDVLWAMSKLGFDDYIEPLTVYLHRYREFDGGERGSIRGEPLVKRAAATADPGPFGMGPFVPGFHMGHHNGFFGPASIAGFFKDPSSAAGQSGPAGFEPYAQCKD